In the Alligator mississippiensis isolate rAllMis1 chromosome 7, rAllMis1, whole genome shotgun sequence genome, one interval contains:
- the SFT2D3 gene encoding vesicle transport protein SFT2C gives MADLGRQLQDYLAQSRAGGGSGPGSSRAEPAEAEAGPRAWLSRLSAWPWEAEPEAEEASRCWPGLGLTRGQRLAGSALCLVLAALCFGLAALHVPLLLLRARRFALLWSLGSALALGAAALLRGPDHLLWPPSRAGALYLGALAATLYAALGLRSAALSALGAAAQLAALAACLLSLLPGGAAGLSYLGGFVRRRVAKTLPV, from the coding sequence ATGGCGGACCTGGGCCGGCAGCTGCAGGACTACCTGGCGCAGTCTAGAGCCGGCGGCGGCTCCGGGCCGGGCTCCTCGCGAGCCGAGCCGGCGGAGGCAGAGGCCGGGCCGCGGGCGTGGCTGAGTCGCCTGTCCGCGTGGCCGTGGGAGGCCGAGCCGGAGGCGGAGGAGGCGTCGCGGTGCTGGCCGGGCCTGGGGCTGACGCGGGGGCAGCGGTTGGCGGGCAGCGCGCTGTGCCTGGTGCTGGCCGCGCTGTGCTTCGGCCTGGCCGCGCTACacgtgccgctgctgctgctgcgcgcCCGCCGCTTCGCACTGCTCTGGTCGCTGGGCTCGGCCCTGGCGCTGGGCGCCGCCGCGCTGCTGCGGGGCCCGGACCACCTGCTGTGGCCGCCGAGCCGCGCCGGCGCGCTCTACCTGGGCGCCCTGGCGGCCACGCTCTACGCCGCGCTCGGCCTGCGCAGCGCCGCGCTCTCCGCCCTCGGCGCCGCCGCCCAGCTGGCCGCGCTGGCCGCCTGCCTACTCTCGCTGCTGCCCGGCGGCGCCGCCGGCCTCAGCTACCTCGGCGGCTTCGTGCGGCGCCGCGTCGCCAAGACCCTGCCCGTGTGA